The region TGACGCTGGTCGAGTCGCCGACCACCACCTGGCCCGGCCCGGCGCCGACCAGCGGTGCGATACGGTCGCCGATCCGCTCGGGGGCGGTCCACCAGCCGCTCTCCTCCCAGGACCTGATCCGCAGCTCGCCCCACTCCCGGGTGACCACGTCGGCCAGCCGCGGCAGCACCCCGGCGGGCAGCGCGCCCAGCGAATTGCCGTCGAGATAGACGGTGGCGTCGTCGAGCGAGAAGCGGTCGCGGACGGCGGCGAGCGGGTCGGCGGCGTCCAGCGCGGTGGCCCGGGCGGTCAGGTCGGCCTGGGCTGTCGGGTCGTCGGCCCGGGCGGTCGGGTCAGACATGGCTGCGCGCCGTCCACAGCTCGGGGAAGACGTTCTTCGTGGCCCGCTTCTCCAGCCAGGCCACCCCCGCAGAACCACCGGTGCCCGTTTTCGCGCCCATCGCACGGCGGGTCGCCACCAAGTGGTCGTTGCGCCAGCGCCACACGTATTCGGCGACGTCGGTGAGGGTCTCGCCGAGCCGGATGAGGTCGGAGTCCTGGTCGTCGGCGGCGTAGACGCGCTGCCAGGCGAGTTCGACCTCGGGGTGCGGCTCGTAGCGCAGCTCCGGGTCGCGGTCGAGCACGGCGGCGGGGATGGCGTATCCGCGCCGGTCGAGCAGCCGCAGCACCTCGTCGTAGAGGCTGGGCTCGGTGAGCGCCTTCTCCAGTTCGGCGTGGGCGGCGGGCGTGCCGCGGTGCGGCACGAGCATGGACGCGGACTTGTCGCCGAGCAGGAATTCCAGCCGGCGGTACATCGCGGACTGGAAGCCGGAGCCCTCGCCGAGGGCGGACCGGTAGGCGTTGAACTGTCCGGGGGTGAGGTGCGCGATCGGTTTCCAGGCGGCGTTCAGCGACTCCAGCTCCGGCAGGCTGCGGTGCAGCGCCGCCATCGCGCTGGACAGGTCGTCCTGCCGCAGTGCGCGGGCGGCGGTGGTCCATTCGTGGACCAGCAGCGTGAACCACAGCTCCATGACCTGGGTGGTGACCAGGAAGGCCATCTCGCCGGGTTCGTCGGACAGCGGGTGCTGCAGATGGGTGAGCACGGACGCCTGCACGTAGTCCTCGTACGGCGTGCTGCCCTCGAACGAGAGGTTCGGGGTCGCCGCCTCGTCGGTCGGTGATTCGGACATGGGTACCTCCAGAACGGACCGCCCGGGATCACCGGGCCACGCCGAGATCATCTGTGGTGCGGACGAATCCGGCAAGGCCTGGCCCGTGGCGGCGCGCCGCCGCATCCCCGACCGGGGCCGTACGAGGGCCGTGCCCGGCACTGTACGAGCGCCGTGCGCGGGCGGCCGGTCAGCCGACGGGCGGCCCGGAGATGTAGTGGCCGTGGGTGTCGTAGGGCCACTGGTTGGCGGTGCAGCCCTTCAGGCCCTTGATCTGCTGCATCATCACCGGTGCCGGCTTGCCGGGTCCCGGGCAGCCCTCGTGGTGGTGGCCGATGCGGTGGCCGACCTCGTGGTTGATGATCAGGGCCCGGTAGTCCCCGATGGGACCGTCGAATTCGGGCGAGCCGAGCATCCAGCGCTTGAGGTTGACCACGACGGTGGCGCCGACGTCGCAGTTGACCTCGCCGCGGGTGAGCAGGCCCGCG is a window of Streptomyces sp. NBC_01477 DNA encoding:
- a CDS encoding tryptophan 2,3-dioxygenase family protein, with amino-acid sequence MSESPTDEAATPNLSFEGSTPYEDYVQASVLTHLQHPLSDEPGEMAFLVTTQVMELWFTLLVHEWTTAARALRQDDLSSAMAALHRSLPELESLNAAWKPIAHLTPGQFNAYRSALGEGSGFQSAMYRRLEFLLGDKSASMLVPHRGTPAAHAELEKALTEPSLYDEVLRLLDRRGYAIPAAVLDRDPELRYEPHPEVELAWQRVYAADDQDSDLIRLGETLTDVAEYVWRWRNDHLVATRRAMGAKTGTGGSAGVAWLEKRATKNVFPELWTARSHV